The Rhodamnia argentea isolate NSW1041297 chromosome 10, ASM2092103v1, whole genome shotgun sequence sequence gagagaggggatggaGGGCTGATGCTCTAGTCCTAACTTGCCAAGCCTTTCATACCTCAAGTTTGAACTAATAAGTAAGAATTTGTTgttgagggagggagggagggagatgcTGATGcctgattttgtaattttaactTGCCAAGCCTGTCATACCTAAAATTTGAACTTCTTGTagtttgatttagtaaattgttGAATTGACTGCAGAAAAGTAAGAGATTAGATAGAGCAGAAGCAAATGGCTCGCCTGTTTGCTCTCTCACTGTAAGTGACATACAATTGAGTACTGAAGGAGCTGGTGGAAAAATGTATGATTCCTCTCTGTCCCCAGTGAAAGATTTCCACAATGTTGAAAGACTGCAGCATGGAAAATCACTTGAGGTGAGGTCACTGACTTTAAGTTCTTGTTAATGGATCAAGGGAGATGATTGTATGTTCTGTATATCttcctatttcttttttacTGTACATGCGATGTTTCGCTGGCAGGTAAACCTGCATCTGGAAGTTTAAGTATTACCCATATTCTGAATTTCAATTAGGTCTCAATTTTTGTGATAGCGCATGGCTTGGGCTTGATACTTATTTTTGGTTTATTGTTCATTTTGGTGAAATTTGTAATATAAAAGGAGACTTCTCTTTCGTGAGAAGATGAATGTGGACATTCTGCTCTGAGCGATGGTAGACAGTTTGTATACTAAATGAAATTGGACGTTCTCATGGTACCTCATTGATGAAATTCTGCTTaatccaaaataataataataatgagggAAGAACCAGCTGGGAAAGTGGGCACGGTGAACTATGTAGGTTTTCTCCTATTATTATAAGCATAGATTCACTTGTTAAGTACCTTGAAGAACAACGATGTCATTTCAATCATACTGACTCAACTGTCCGACTTTGTTCGAGGATAAAAGCTGATGTGCAAAATGCTGGTCCTGTTCCCTTTTTAAGATAAGCATTCGCTCTTTTGAAAGTACTTATGAGAGGCTGAGAAGTCCAGCAACAGAATTAATTTCACAATCTGTTAACAAGGGCTTCCTCTTTTATGCGAAATTAACTTCTCCTTTATCAAGCAGTGAAAGGGTGTTGCAGTTTGTGCTCACCTTCTCCTGTGAATAGTAAAACAAAATGTGTGAAAAGCAGGTTCGCCTCTATTTAGATATGTCATTGTCGAAAGCAAATGGATTAGATAGGTGTTGTATTTGTGCTAGTGGCATTTGCTGTTCCTTAGATTATCTGAACTTCTGTTTGTGTTGCTTGTCTCTGTGAATGGAATGTTTTTAACAAACCATATTCATGCCGTTCGTGTCTAGAGACGCCTGATAAGCAACAAATTCAATGGATGTGTTGGATGTTTAGACTTTTTTGTCTGAGGTCATCTGAAAGATTAGATTGAGGCATTTGATAAATCTTCTTCGCTAGTGTGGTGCCGCCTCTTTTGGGCTTATTGGCAGTTTTGACAGTTTTAGTGCTTTCCTTTGTGCAATTTCAGGGAGACTCCAACATGGTTGATTTTGTTCTCATTTATTGGCCACTGGATAGTGAAACAGATCCCGGAGTTTCTGATAGGCCCTCACTCTTTTCTCATCATGAGTGTCACTGCAGGCAAGATTCAGTCTAAGATTGACACCTTTGGTCCAATATTGCGAAATGTTATCtgatctcttcctcttttattttaacTTCAAATCATTGGTGCTCTTCAGTGTCGCTAGCACAAGTCCGATATCATGGGTAGTGGAAGGGCCCCGGCTAATACATCACGACTTCTCTACCTCTTTCTGTGAAGTTACCTTGAAGATGGCTCTATACAACTCAGCAGATGCTGCTGCATCTGTGCGCATCAATACTTTGGATTTAAGCCGGAATGGTGATGCCCAATCAAGAGATGAAAGTACGCTTGCTTCTGGTAAGCAAGCAGGTTGGTACAATGTATCATTAGATAGTGAAATTAAAGTCACATCTGATGTCAGTGGGATCCAAATGAAGCCACTATCCTCAGACAGTGCATCGCCCTTTGTCTGGACTGGTTCAAGCTCAACAAAAGTCAGGCTTCCACCATTGTCAACGCTGGGAATTCCTCTTCAGATTTGTGTATTTTCTCCTGGGACCTATGACCTGTCAAATTATATTCTGCAGTGGAGTCTAGTGCTCCCTGATGATCAAGGAAATCACGGGGAAACCCGACCATCTTCAGGAACTTGTCAAGGATATTCATATTTTCTCACTGTTCTTCAGTCTACGTAAGATCTTGGTTCAGGGGCTTTGGCTTTTTCTACAGGGAGCTTATCAGATTCACCTTTTGTAAGTTATGTACTTAAGTTCTTGTATCATATCTATTATCACCCGAAGAAGCTCTATTAGCATAGTGAAGGTAGAGATGAATTCTTTCTTCGCCCATGGAGTAataagaacatttttttttagatatgtctCCATATTGGATCTTAGCGATAGTAACCAAAGCATTTATAGCAGACATAAATTGTACAAAGCACATATACTGGGACAGTTTTGAACAAAAGATGATATCACTCTTGTGCTTGAATTTTTCTACGCCCACAAATCAACCGGGAGATATTGCAGACACTTCCGTTGATTAAGCATTCATCGTGAACTTGAAGCAACGGCAAGGCGACTATGTACTACATATGTTACTGTATCCTGGGAAAGCTCATTCCACAAGTGTGGCAGTCATTTGCTTTGTTTAATTTCACAATTGTCATCTCTGTAACAGATTAGTTCAAGCAAATGTGCTTTGAAAGGGCCGTCTTCTTTTTCGCAAATTTGTCAAAAGCCAGAAGACTTGATGTTGtatttattcttctttctttaagATGCATATGTATTACCTtcttatctttgtttttttttggtccgaacCTTCTTATCTTTGTTTATGCGGTTGTTCTTCGCACCCTCTTTGGTTTTTACCTTCTTTGCTTGAACATGGTGATGTTTCGGTGCCTTGTCGTTGTGTTATTTTGTTTAATGTCTTCTGAGAAAATTCTTCCAGGTATAAGCTTTGAATGACCTGACCTGCACGAGACATTGCATAGATACGTGGTAAATATCGACCGAGAAAATTGGAATCTTTCCAGTCATCGGGATTTCAGAGCGTTTGACAGCGCTTCTTGCATGATTCAAGTTCGCTTGTGTCgttccccttttcttttgaatcccATAGAGGGTTGAATAGGTTGTGTTCGGTGACTGTCACCAATTCTAGAAGCATATGCTATTCAATTAATATTCCCAGGGGCTACTGCTGtgataatttaaatattaataaataaataaaaaactacTTGCTTAAGGTTTATACGGTTGttgacctcaaaaaaaaaaaaaaaaaaggtttgcacGGTTATTGGTCTACAAAATCTCGTTCAAAAGAACTTTATTCGTCCGTTTTCATGTGACGAAAGTCTCCATGTCCTTAGTTTGAATATTCATACATGACAAGGACTTGGTCGAAAGAAGACTAAAGTCTTCCTCCCTTAGCCCTGACGAAGAGAAAGTTGACGAGGCAAGCTCGTttgaccatctctctctctctcattctctctcaaGCAGCCATTTGAGAAATTCTCAACTCGTTTTGCCCTCTTCCTGGAAACTATTCCGTCCAAAATTCACAATATTATCTCTCAATTCCGTCCCAACTCGTTCATTCCTGGTTAAACTTGCCTCTCTCTTCCCTCCCACAAACAAAAAGAGGGGGACCCGGACGTCCTTCACTCAACCATCATCATCTATCTCGATTCACGAATCTTTGCAACATCCGTTTTGTGCCCAAATCTGTCTGTAACGACATGAACGACCTCTTATCCGGCTCCTTCGCTCGCTCCAGCGACGACCGCGACTTCCACACCATCGAGctgaccggcggcggcggcggcgccggGGTCAACCTCGACAAGTTCTTCGAGGATGCCGAGTCGATCAAGGACGAGCTCAAGGAGCTGGAGGCCATCCACAAGAGGCTCCAGTCCTCTCACGAGCAGAGCAAGACGCTGCACAACGCGAGGGCCGTGAAGGACCTGAGGGCCCGCATGGACTCCGACGTGGCCACGGCCCTGAAGAAGGCGAAGCTGGTGAAGGTCAGGCTCGAGGCCCTCGAGCGGGCCAACGCCTCAAACCGGAGCCTCCCCGGCTGCGGGCCGGGGTCGTCGTCGGACCGGACGAGGACGTCGGTGGTGAACGGGCTGAGAAAGAAGTTGAAGGACAACATGGAGGGGTTCAACAAGCTGCGGGAGAAGATATCGTCAGAGTACAAGGAGACGGTGCAGCGGAGGTATTACACGGTGACCGGAGAGAACCCAGACGAGAGGACGGTGGACCTTCTGATTTCTACGGGTGAGTTTTGTTATTATACCAAAGAATCATTCCATGCACGCTTATCGTCTCCGCTTTGTCCTAACATGAAACCACATGAACGCTTAGAATCATATGCGTCTCGATTCTTTGGCCGAGCCGATTCCTTCTTTCTGTGCTCCTAATTTATGATGCAACTTCTTCGCATAGTTACTTGACGAGATGATGCATCGCTTTCACGGCGGATGAAAGCCGAGAGAAGAGTAGCGAAGAATCAACTCGGAGAATTTGTCATTTGACTTTGTGATGATAACCGTAGGGATCAGGGTTGTTGAGAGAAGTAGGATCTAATTTTAATCGGGGTTTATTGTTTAGTCAAGCCGCCAGACTTAGGTATATCTATATGTCTAAACTACAGCTAAATGTTTTGTTTCGGTGTTGCACGTGGTAATGTATGATAGGGTCGAAACCGAGAAAagcaccaaaaaagtcataaatctattgcattggtaccaattcattcataaactttttaatttgaccaatttagtcctaatccttttgcattgatgtcaattcaattcaaccAACCAATTTAATCGCCGACATAGACGTCggccgtcttacatggcacgattGACGataacatgaattttttttaataattttataatatttttctcaattttgtgTTGCAtactattagttttttttttcttttcttttcattgtagcTGGCGAGGGGTCGCCTGGGTGAGGGCTTGGCTCCCCTCGCCTGCAGCCCTCTATGGCATGGGCTAGAGCCACAAAACCTTGCCGGCcagaatgaaaaacaaataaattcatAAAGATATtgtgaaaatgtaaaaaaaatttcacgtcggCACCAATCATGCCACGTGGGACAATCAATAACGGCGGACGTCTATGTTAGCGATTATCAATTAAAATCGGTGGGATAAATTGAATAGGTatcaatacaaaatgtttagggttaaatttgtccaattaaaatgtttagaaataaattagtatcaatgcaatagatttatgacttttttttaaaaaaaaatttccgatcGAAACCAAACGAGTGTTGATAATCAAACACGTCTTTGATTTTTCGATTGAGCATGACATTTCTGACCAAATTAAATTTCCCTGATACATGAGCTACATATGAACACAGATActtgtttttcctctttctatGTTCCCTAGTATTTGGCGACGCATTTCATGCCTCTCTTCTATTTGTCTCCATACGACTGATCCTGAGATCGTGACAATTGACAAACACATTCATCTTCAATATATCCAGAAGTAAAAGTTCCTGATTCAGTGAAATTGAATCTAGTGTTATTCCTCATCCCCGTCGAGTAACTCCACGAAATTTTCCTGTCCTCTCACACcggcaaaatcgaaaaatgtTGCAGGCGAGAGCGAGACATTCTTGCAGAAAGCGATCCAGCAACAAGGCCGGGGCATGGTCCTCGACACCATCCAAGAGATCCAGGAGAGGCACGACGCGGTGAAGGACATGGAGAGGAACCTCAAGGAGCTGCACCAGGTGTTCCTGGACATGGCCGTCCTGGTCCAGTCCCAGGGCGAGCAGCTGGACGACATCGAGAGCCAGGTCGCGAGGGCCAACTCGCTCGTGCACCAGGGGACCGGGCAGCTCCAGCAGGCGCGGTGGTACCAGAAGAACTCCCGCAAGTGGACTTGCTACGGCATAACCCTCGTGCTGCTCATCGTCCTGCTGATCGTGCTCTTCATCGTGAAGCCTTGGAATTAGTAGCGGCGCCCCGACACGGCCGCGAGGGCCACGGCGTTTGGCGCTTTCTTCAGAGTCTTGTTTCGATCGTTCCTAGCGTGGAGACATGTGGAAAAAGCGTGGACGTTGCTTTTGGTTTTGATCATAGTAATTCTTTATGTATTCTTGCTAGATCTGTGTTACATAAGGTGGTGACTGGCGAGCTTTGTCTTCTATAAAATTGTCACAAGATGCACATATTGCACTATTAACATTTGCCTGCCTAAGAAAAGAGAGGCCATAGTATAGTTATGGGGAAAAGAATTGGGCACTAGATAAAAGACTGGCTTAAAATTTGAGGGGAAAATTTTTTGTGTGGCATTTATATAAGTGACACGTAACGTCACATGTCGATTTTattattaattgatttttttttaatgtacatCACTTGATTGGATACACAATATTGTGTCACCAATTTTCAAACCAATTTTCCCATTCTTGTTAATCTATCTCCTCAGCACCCCATGTAGCAATGCCACTCAACCATTGGATCCACCTTTGCTTGTGTGGCTACTTACTTGTACAACGATGTCAACGAAAcgaaagaaatgagaaaagaggACTGAAAACAAGGCAGGCGACTTGAGGACGGTCGCTACTTGcgcggccaccggcgagggcaaTCCCCAACGCTCGGTTGTATGGAGTTGTAAATACAAATTCGGGGTGAGAACAAGTAGGTCATTGCGGCAAAGGACGACTTGTTAGGATGCATGTATGAGTGATTTGTGTTAAAAGAAATCTCACATCGGATAATCGAAGTGGTGTAGAGCAATTAATATTTCCTAGTTGACCTATAACTCatcggcttaaacttttgagtgaatgcgAATTtgattggatatgttgacgtGCTCGGACTTGAGCTCCTTCCTCAACAAATTGTATAAGAGACGATAGTTGGCGACCCATGTGGTTTCTGGACATTGGCGTTGATGGATATTCAACTTCACATGTACGGACAGTTTTTGGACGGTGTAGGCTTTtgggtgaaggtatcggacttctattGCGCGCTCCCAACACAATTAGCGATGCCCCACCTCCCCTCGTGCATCgtgatttttcattaaaattcgCTCGATTGGAAGAGTAAAAGGACAAACTTGAATAAAATGAAACCTTGAGGATCAAAATTGAATATCGACGGAATGTGAAATAACTCCATTTGGTTCATCATTTGTAGAAAAatctttggggaaatgcaaaggCCTTAGGCCAAAGGACTTTAGtgaaatgtaaatattgtttggtaaGTTGTAATTGAAAAGTGCCTTGGGATGCAATTTTGGggaaaaatgttgtttggtgaacatATATTTGGAAAGTTCTTTGGTGTGACCAacgtaaatcttttaattttaatttgttaagaattgaaaaaaaaaacaataactttAACTTTGGTTGCTGCAGAATGTTATCCGAAAATCAATAACTTCAATAGTGGAAGCGACTTTGATCCACACTTGAGATGTCTTCCTGGAAGCacaaacgaaaaaggaaaatcgaaaGCACTAGACCCCATATCATAATTGGTGGATAATTTGGCTGCTGCATAGTGTTATCCAAAAATCATcatcccaaaaatttgaaataaacgaTGAATTTGCTGATTACATGAATCGAATGGACAAACCAATAGCAAAGAGGCGAGCGGTCACGAGGCACAAGAGGCAAGCGTGAGCGAATGGTCTAGAGAGGTGAGTGGTGTGAGGGTTTTTTTTGCGCTCGTCGAGATAGGTGAGAGGACCGAAGAGagaaggggcaaaaaaaaaaataggatggCCGTCGAGGGAGGTGAGAGAAGTGAGAAAATAGGGTTTTGGTTAACAAAGGGCAAAGTTGAAATTTTGGTTAATAAATGAGGGTAAAATAGGCAATTTCCACATTTTCATTAAAGTAGCAAGTTGCATGCCGAGAATGCAACTTGCCCCGGTGGAAATAGGCAATTTTCACATTTATCATATCATTGACAGCTCaattgagaatttgaaaataataaacaaaatcCTTAAAAGGAACCACCGACGAAATGTCAAAGACCTTGCTTATAATCAATCAGCTTTCAGTGGTACAGCGCGCTGATTCGCTTCTTCCCAGCTACGGCTATGGCAACTCTGCGGATGATAGGCAAGTCAGctggtttttttccctttctgaaATGTCGATTTCAATTCATTCTCTTGCTCCCACCACGTGAATGGAGACATTCTCACTCTTTTCTCATTCTCTCTGGCCGTCAAAAACAGATATTGCCGTCAACTTCACAGGTCaggcatttcgtcgaacactTGTTGGGTTGTGGCTGAAATTGCCGGCAGTGATTCTTTCGTACCCCATTTATGAAATTGgttaaattttgttttcgttCGTTAATTGAGTAAGAAAAAATCGATGTAGATGGCATGTTTAAAGGAATCTACAACGGGAAGCAGTGCCATGTGGCCGATATTGCCACGGTGCTGAACAGAGCCTGGAGTGCTGGTGTTGATCGGATCATCGTAAGTATATTCGCCTTTCCCGGGATGAATTTGTATATGTTGGCAATCAGAGTTCGATTTTGTGTGTGTACTGTCCATTAGGGGTGATTGGGTTAGATGGAAGGTTCTTGCCAATGGCGGAGGTTACTGAGCCAGTTTAGTCTAATTGATGTTCTCTCAGACTTAAGAGATCTAAATGACAATGAAGTTGGGAAGGCTGTACCATCTGGAGTTTGGATGGCTCTCTCTTTTGACATTTTAGCGTGAAAGATCCCACTGAATAGTTGAGCAAGGAGTTTGGCAAGTGATTTCCTATGCCGTTTATGGCAAAGCAAAGACCTACTAAGGGCCAACATTGCTTCGTACTTGCGAGACTACTTTCAACGACATCTTAAGCATTGTAACTTgcaacaatgtcgtcttcctaaGTTGCATGAAAAATAAACCGTTTAGCACCCTGTGTAATTTTCTTGCCTCGGATAATGACGACCTTCCTATAACAAATGATTTAGATGCTTTCGTAGGTTGGATCAATTTGTCATGGGTGAATTTGGTGACTTCAGGTGCTCCTGCCAGTTTAGAGCTTGTAGGGTTCTGTGTTCTAAAGGGGAAGGAGCTTGTAGGGTTCTGTGTTTAATCTCACTTGGAGAGATTATTGTTTCTTGGAAAAAGTTTTGGTTGAAGGTCAGCAGTTTCCTACTTGACCCACATCGTTCCATGGTCAGGAAATTGAACCAATTATAATGTTTTGTACAGTAGACAAAATTTATTAGATGGCTGGCTCAGATTGCTGCttctataaaagaaaaattatcttctttttctatcaGACACAATTTAAAATGGCTGTAACTAATTGTTGTTGCAGGTGACTGGCGGGTCGCTGGAGGAATCAAAGGAAGCTCTTGCAATTGCAGAAACGGATGGTTTGTAGGATTTATTGTAAAGACAGAATTTCCTTCTGCATTTGATATATGAAAGCTCGTTATTGATTCCCAAGGACTTAGAAACCATCAAATCTGTATAGAAAGTATCCTCCGCCTTTTCACCTTGATTCTGTACTTTGATGGATGTTGGACTTACACATTTGATGTATTAATAATGTCAGGGAGGCTTTTTTGCACTGTAGGAGTTCATCCAACTAGATGCAGGGTATCATACATCCTTTAGATTTTATTGGATGTTATTTCCAGAATATATTGTTGGATGGTCCTGATTCTAGGCATGTTGATATTCTCTTCAGGAATTTGAAGAAGGTGGAGATCCAGAAAAGCATTATCGGTCTCTTCTATCATTAGCTAGAGAAGGCATACAGAAAGGAAAAGTAAGTCCGATCTTTCGTAATATGTTAGTAAAGTGAACTGCTAAATGCTTTAGCACGTTTCTTAATACTGCACATGCTTTTTATGATGGCCTTTCAAATGAGATAAAAGTGCGAAAGGTTTCTGCAAAGACATCGACGCTTTCATTTGCTCATTGAATGGAGAACTTTGATAAGATACAGAACTGCCAACTTTGATCGGATTATAGTCATTGCCTTGTTATGTAGTCCTTCACTTTCTACATGTATGATTATCAGTTTATTGTTAAACTATTTGGTGGAATGATGGTGTCCTAGTGTCCTGGATAGATTCACTTGCTATTCGACGTCATTTGATTGTTTCTGGAGAAAACTATAGTTTCATTTTCTATTAGCTAATCTGCATGCTGATGTAAAGGTTGTGGCAATCGGTGAATGTGGATTGGACTATGACAGGCTTCATTTTTGCCCTTCCGAGATTCAAAAGAAGTATGTAGGCAGTGAGGTGAAAACTTTGTTTAGTTTTATATTTTTGCTTGTCTCTTTATTGCAAGTTATCCCTTTTAATTGATAAGCTGGTTCTTTTTAAATGCCTGTCTGAAAAATAGGTACTTTGCGAAGCAGTTTGAATTGGCATGTGCTACTAAGCTTCCTATGTTTCTCCATATGCGTGCAGCTGCTGATGACTTCTGTGAAATCGTGGACAGAAACAAGGACAGGTGTGATCCTGAATGCTCTGTGAAATGGACCTCTTTTGGGATTTCTGCATGTGCCATGGGCAGTGTATTCTGTCTTCTGTTAGATATGCTTTCCCTTCTTAATGCCTTTTATATTCCAATGCTGGGATATGCAAATACTAAGTAAGTGGACAATAACAACTTATGAGCCACAGAAATAGCAAGTTTCCCACTTTACTCAATGATCGTGGACTTTGATTGACCTTGTCTATCTTTTGTATGATGAAATCAAAACTCTAGCAAGAGTATGTAATCAATAATTCTCAGTGTTAGGCTgaaaattgattcttttctcCTCCTTATCTTGACTTGGGTAATCAAAACAATGTAAAGAGATGGAAAAATTAATAGGGGGACATTTAGTCCACTCATATTTTCCTTCAGGTGTGGGTTCTTTGTCAATGTCATTTTTTGATTTAAGCTCTGAAAATGTGGAATCAATATTCGGAAGTTCTAAACTCAGGACAATAAGAGCATGATTCCCTAAGTTGCAACTGCAGCTTCAGAAAACAGAATGTTTACTTCAATTTTAGGATCAGAGGCATCCAACAAGGAGATCGGAGCTTCTGCTTTTTTACCATCTTTCTAGAACAAACCCACCCCCCCCTTTTCCCCACAAAAcaaccccaaaaaataaaattacaaaaaatattcacTTGGTCTTGATTTCACATGCTGCCACTTCATTTTACTCTTCCTGTTTTCTTATCTGAAGTTTTCAAGACTGCATCAGTTATGGCAAGAGCGTAATCATATAAAGAAGAGGGTGCTtctgaaaaatggaaaagtttAACTTTCATTTTATAGACAAGGGTGGCATACTTTTTGGCTTTGCATTAGATAGGCATGAAAGGGACGTAGCCTGATGCTTTATTTTCAGCTGATGATCAAACTTCTTCCCCTTGCTTTTTGCACTGATTTAGATTCTGAGCTCCAACTGTCAAAAATACACTATGACGATCAGTGGACATTCTTTATCAGCTTGtcaattcttatttttccttttggacttTACAGGAGAAAAACTGCTGTATATACATAAGGTTGTTTATCATCACTTCTCTTTTCGCCATGCTAAGTGAACTTAGACGCTTATTTCAATTATTGTATGTCATTGCTGTAAATATCTGTTTAAGGTTATTTAGTGGTGATAGGCCTGGTATCTTATCTTTTAGTTGTTTCTTCAGAAGAATACTATTCGATATATGATGTTTCCATCTTCGAAGCAGGTTTGCAGCTGGTGTGGCACATTCATTTACAGGGAGTGCCGAAGATCGTGATAAGCTTCTTTCCTTCAGTAATATATTTATAGGTGAATATAGTTTTTACCCCATCTAGACTATTTTTCTCCATGAACACAACTTCCTATGTACATCTCTATGAATATTTAGCTAATTATTTTGTTTGAGATGGATATATCCAATTATTTATCTGGTCAATGCTTCACCAACCATACTTTTTATAACTTGACATAGTTGGAGATGTAAAAGacagcaaaatgaaaaaaagaaacaacggCAAGAACTGAGAAGACTTGAAGTGAGAATAGAGAAAGCTCTAGGGTTTAGAGAAACTAATAatattgaaaagaagaaaactaatgATAGAGGGAGTTAAAGACCTATATATATTAGGGTTGCAGATGTAACATTATCTTGACTTTTTATTGGGCATAATAAACTCCTAATCTCAGCCATAAGACTCATTAAAAGTGACATGCTTGTCACATGTCCACATATATACCTAATAACATAACAAAATACTAACTAAAGGAAAGATGGACTAAAACTGCTTGTATAAATTTAaggttaatactacaaaaaacccTATCTTGCTACACCCGTGACATATTtgccccaaa is a genomic window containing:
- the LOC115757634 gene encoding deoxyribonuclease TATDN1 isoform X1; the protein is MATLRMIDIAVNFTDGMFKGIYNGKQCHVADIATVLNRAWSAGVDRIIVTGGSLEESKEALAIAETDGRLFCTVGVHPTRCREFEEGGDPEKHYRSLLSLAREGIQKGKVVAIGECGLDYDRLHFCPSEIQKKYFAKQFELACATKLPMFLHMRAAADDFCEIVDRNKDRFAAGVAHSFTGSAEDRDKLLSFSNIFIGVNGCSLKTSENLDVVRGIPLERMMIETDSPYCEIKSTHAGIGYVKTLWPSKKKEKYDPESTIKGRNEPCLVHQVLEVVAGCKGIDDIGQLSKTLYHNTCRVFFPQDLDTTADALLTGSLTPAE
- the LOC115757634 gene encoding deoxyribonuclease TATDN1 isoform X2 — protein: MPFMAKQRPTKGQHCFVLVTGGSLEESKEALAIAETDGRLFCTVGVHPTRCREFEEGGDPEKHYRSLLSLAREGIQKGKVVAIGECGLDYDRLHFCPSEIQKKYFAKQFELACATKLPMFLHMRAAADDFCEIVDRNKDRFAAGVAHSFTGSAEDRDKLLSFSNIFIGVNGCSLKTSENLDVVRGIPLERMMIETDSPYCEIKSTHAGIGYVKTLWPSKKKEKYDPESTIKGRNEPCLVHQVLEVVAGCKGIDDIGQLSKTLYHNTCRVFFPQDLDTTADALLTGSLTPAE
- the LOC115757653 gene encoding syntaxin-121-like, with product MNDLLSGSFARSSDDRDFHTIELTGGGGGAGVNLDKFFEDAESIKDELKELEAIHKRLQSSHEQSKTLHNARAVKDLRARMDSDVATALKKAKLVKVRLEALERANASNRSLPGCGPGSSSDRTRTSVVNGLRKKLKDNMEGFNKLREKISSEYKETVQRRYYTVTGENPDERTVDLLISTGESETFLQKAIQQQGRGMVLDTIQEIQERHDAVKDMERNLKELHQVFLDMAVLVQSQGEQLDDIESQVARANSLVHQGTGQLQQARWYQKNSRKWTCYGITLVLLIVLLIVLFIVKPWN